A stretch of Vibrio aphrogenes DNA encodes these proteins:
- a CDS encoding DUF3261 domain-containing protein, translated as MRSSLIHSSLIYTSLIRSICRPLIWLLTSVLLFGCAQQTAPIAPEQNTHIKIADNTWVHLPLPSQLGYAVTASQLLSVRYQDQHQQQQSNQLPIQLQITQDKVVLAGFSSWGTRLLSLTYQNQDIDTYVMTGLGGVLPQPEQVLFNLMITLWPVEVWQPQLQRIGWQLTETLTDSSLESSKPNHTAHAKQRTLINDKGQVVADIYYADRQALKGDITFINHALDFTIVIKTLQYQLESNSSAQETH; from the coding sequence ATGCGTTCTAGCTTAATTCATTCCAGCTTAATTTATACGAGTTTAATTCGTTCAATTTGTCGGCCACTAATCTGGTTACTGACGAGCGTATTGTTATTCGGTTGCGCTCAACAAACCGCACCAATCGCTCCAGAGCAGAACACTCACATTAAGATTGCAGACAACACTTGGGTACACTTACCTTTGCCGTCACAACTGGGGTATGCGGTCACCGCCAGTCAACTGCTGAGCGTGCGCTATCAAGACCAGCATCAGCAACAACAAAGCAATCAATTGCCCATCCAGTTACAAATTACGCAAGATAAAGTGGTGTTAGCTGGGTTTTCCTCTTGGGGGACGCGTCTGCTCAGCTTAACCTATCAAAACCAAGACATTGATACCTATGTTATGACAGGATTAGGCGGCGTCTTACCGCAACCAGAACAAGTGTTATTCAACTTAATGATCACCTTGTGGCCGGTGGAGGTTTGGCAGCCTCAACTGCAACGTATCGGTTGGCAATTAACTGAAACGCTAACGGATTCTTCATTAGAGTCCAGCAAACCCAATCATACCGCGCACGCCAAGCAACGCACCTTAATCAATGATAAAGGACAGGTGGTTGCCGATATTTATTACGCTGACCGTCAAGCGTTGAAAGGTGATATCACGTTTATAAATCACGCTTTGGACTTCACCATTGTGATAAAAACCTTACAATATCAACTAGAATCCAACTCATCAGCTCAAGAGACGCATTAG
- a CDS encoding LolA family protein, with protein MNKLTKWKQRRYWQWLWLATMAIFSAPAAYAAQPSLASIQQQLAQQNIVRGDFTQTRRMQMFDAPLVSQGKFVLSRDQGLWWQQTHPFPTSLVLTKNTLSQQIGSEPAQILKVSDNPMVFYFSHVFLSLFKGDTSALTEQFTLSFSSQTDQHWVLSLTPKSSPLDKVFSSIEIEGQQDINKVALMEIRGDSTVIEFSNQTQQPDSLTAAEHAIFAIQE; from the coding sequence ATGAATAAACTCACCAAATGGAAGCAAAGACGTTATTGGCAATGGTTATGGCTTGCGACTATGGCAATCTTTTCCGCTCCGGCTGCCTACGCCGCCCAACCTAGTTTAGCCAGCATCCAACAACAATTGGCTCAGCAAAACATTGTCCGTGGTGACTTTACCCAAACTCGTCGAATGCAAATGTTCGATGCTCCCTTGGTGTCACAAGGAAAATTCGTCCTGTCACGCGATCAAGGTCTATGGTGGCAGCAAACCCACCCGTTTCCGACCTCCTTGGTGCTGACAAAAAACACCTTAAGTCAACAAATCGGCTCAGAGCCTGCGCAAATTCTAAAAGTCAGCGACAACCCTATGGTGTTCTATTTCAGCCATGTCTTTTTGTCGTTATTTAAAGGTGATACCAGTGCGTTAACCGAGCAATTTACTCTTAGCTTCTCATCACAAACTGATCAGCATTGGGTTTTATCACTGACGCCTAAGTCTTCTCCATTGGATAAAGTCTTCAGCAGTATCGAAATCGAAGGGCAACAAGACATCAATAAAGTGGCCTTAATGGAAATTCGTGGCGATAGCACCGTGATTGAATTTAGCAATCAAACCCAACAGCCAGACTCTTTAACCGCGGCGGAACACGCCATTTTTGCGATCCAAGAATAA
- a CDS encoding MMPL family transporter, whose product MKTNAPIHSSQSRWALLWLIVMVSLTAMLVSQITSKSLPIETNIMALLPKNQQDPRAQLAFDKVAATMSDKVVFLVGSASPQTAITAAQQLEKQLERLDLFTHVDGKVTQSDQQAWGQFFFQARAQLLTEKQQQRLAQHPQEQTQSVIQALYNPFSGVSANELQYDPFLLFREYLQQLTANSGNFQLSQGYLTAQYQGQSYVLLTADLNGSAYSMALQQQLPQLNQLESQIQQEFQTEQISIHHTGVIFYAAHGSESAKSEISTIGVGSLIGIVFLVLIVYRSMMPLNLALLSIACGFLAAFVLTVALFGKVHLFSLVFGASLIGVSIDYAFHYLTERLAAGRQWDANQGLKHIFIAISLGLLTSLIGYLGMLIAPFPGLQQLALFSAIGLTAAYATVVCWYPILAASPSVERPLPCANLLSGWITLWQVRPIRWLIPSVLMILAAIGLCYTQYNDDIRQLQAMPAALKQQETLIKTISGVQNDQQMLLVSADSDEALLQKLAHVSQLLDQQVTQGNLGGYQSLNQFVPSQQQQQHNMALVKALYQSQAESLQQALQLKHTPTLQDNWTPLTLERFLASPISKPVRFMWLGDLDGLRSAIITLNQVTDAAAIQELAAQQQHVSYLNKTAEISQLFGSYRQHVTELLALATLCIFIVVALRYGVKQGVLIVTPPLIAGAVGIAVTVLTGASLNLFNLLALILVFGIGIDYTLFFAEQSKNNLNLATISSTLLAISLSALTTILSFGLLALSDTQAIQSFGVTVLFGIFVSWLLAPLAMKPLVRHPSAANQGATS is encoded by the coding sequence ATGAAAACCAACGCGCCTATTCATTCATCTCAATCTCGCTGGGCCTTATTGTGGTTAATCGTCATGGTGAGCCTAACCGCCATGCTGGTGAGTCAGATCACCAGTAAATCACTGCCGATTGAAACCAATATCATGGCGTTGCTCCCTAAGAATCAGCAAGATCCGCGAGCACAGCTTGCCTTTGACAAAGTGGCTGCCACCATGAGTGATAAGGTGGTGTTTTTAGTCGGTAGTGCCTCGCCACAAACCGCTATTACGGCGGCGCAACAGTTAGAAAAGCAACTAGAAAGACTGGATCTGTTTACGCACGTTGACGGTAAAGTGACGCAAAGCGATCAACAAGCTTGGGGGCAATTTTTCTTTCAAGCGCGCGCTCAACTCTTAACTGAAAAGCAACAGCAACGCCTCGCACAACACCCGCAAGAGCAAACTCAATCGGTGATTCAAGCGCTTTATAATCCTTTTTCAGGGGTTAGTGCCAATGAACTCCAATACGATCCGTTTTTGTTATTTAGAGAATATTTACAACAATTAACTGCCAACTCGGGCAATTTCCAGCTTTCTCAAGGCTATTTAACTGCCCAATATCAAGGCCAAAGCTATGTTTTATTGACCGCGGATCTCAACGGTTCTGCTTATAGCATGGCATTGCAGCAACAGTTGCCTCAGCTCAATCAGCTCGAAAGCCAGATCCAACAAGAGTTTCAAACCGAGCAAATTTCCATTCACCATACCGGGGTGATCTTTTATGCCGCCCACGGCAGTGAAAGTGCTAAAAGTGAAATCAGCACCATCGGGGTCGGCTCCTTAATCGGTATCGTCTTTCTGGTATTAATCGTTTATCGCAGCATGATGCCACTCAATTTGGCCCTACTTTCCATCGCCTGTGGATTTTTGGCCGCCTTCGTGCTGACAGTGGCACTGTTTGGCAAGGTACATTTGTTTAGCCTAGTGTTTGGTGCCAGTTTAATTGGCGTCTCGATTGACTATGCGTTTCACTATTTAACCGAACGCCTCGCCGCCGGTCGACAGTGGGATGCTAATCAAGGACTTAAGCATATTTTCATTGCCATCAGTTTAGGGTTATTGACCAGTTTAATTGGCTATTTAGGCATGTTGATCGCCCCTTTCCCTGGGCTGCAACAATTGGCGTTATTCTCTGCAATTGGCTTAACCGCCGCTTATGCGACAGTGGTTTGTTGGTATCCAATTTTAGCGGCTTCACCCAGCGTTGAGCGCCCTTTACCTTGCGCCAACTTACTCTCAGGCTGGATCACGCTCTGGCAAGTCCGCCCTATTCGTTGGCTGATCCCCTCAGTCTTAATGATACTGGCAGCAATCGGGTTGTGTTATACCCAATACAATGATGACATTCGCCAATTACAAGCTATGCCTGCGGCCTTAAAACAACAAGAAACGCTCATCAAAACCATCAGTGGTGTGCAAAATGATCAGCAAATGTTGTTAGTGAGCGCCGACAGCGATGAAGCGCTACTGCAAAAATTAGCGCACGTTTCACAATTACTCGATCAACAAGTCACTCAGGGCAACTTAGGCGGCTACCAAAGCCTCAACCAATTTGTTCCCAGTCAACAACAGCAACAACACAATATGGCACTGGTCAAAGCGCTGTATCAGTCACAAGCTGAGTCATTACAACAAGCGTTACAGTTGAAACACACTCCAACCTTGCAAGATAACTGGACCCCTTTAACTTTAGAGCGCTTCTTAGCTTCTCCGATTTCCAAACCTGTGCGTTTTATGTGGTTAGGCGATCTAGATGGACTGCGCTCAGCGATCATCACGCTCAACCAAGTCACCGATGCGGCGGCTATTCAAGAGTTAGCCGCTCAGCAACAGCATGTTAGTTACTTAAATAAAACCGCAGAAATTTCTCAGCTTTTTGGCTCGTACCGACAACATGTGACCGAATTACTTGCGCTCGCCACGCTGTGTATTTTCATCGTGGTTGCTCTTCGTTATGGGGTAAAACAAGGGGTGCTTATTGTGACTCCGCCTTTAATTGCAGGTGCGGTCGGGATTGCGGTGACGGTCCTAACGGGTGCCTCGTTGAATTTATTTAATTTATTGGCACTGATTTTAGTGTTTGGGATAGGAATTGATTACACGTTATTTTTTGCAGAGCAATCGAAAAATAACCTTAACCTTGCCACTATCAGCAGCACATTATTGGCTATCAGCTTATCGGCTCTGACCACTATTTTGTCTTTTGGGTTATTAGCCTTAAGCGACACCCAAGCCATTCAAAGTTTTGGTGTTACCGTTTTATTTGGCATTTTTGTGTCTTGGTTATTGGCCCCATTAGCCATGAAGCCCCTCGTTCGTCATCCAAGCGCTGCTAATCAAGGAGCTACATCCTAA
- a CDS encoding OmpW/AlkL family protein codes for MKNMPVMGTVLAMAMAATFSAHAAIEKGDILIRAGAVMVAPNESTDGIQAGGSNLGGDLSVDNNTQLGLNFAYMMTDHVGIELLAATPFSHDVSVKGSPAGLDSLNGSLGSVKHLPPTLSLLYYPLANESKFQPYVGVGVNYTFFFDDSVSSSASSKGFSNLSLDDSWGWAGQVGMDYFITDNITLNAQVRYIDINTDASVDFAPVGKLDVDVDIDPWVYMIGVGYKF; via the coding sequence ATGAAAAACATGCCTGTAATGGGAACCGTATTGGCTATGGCGATGGCAGCAACATTTTCTGCACATGCGGCGATTGAAAAAGGCGATATTTTAATTCGAGCGGGGGCGGTGATGGTGGCACCGAATGAATCAACCGATGGTATTCAGGCTGGAGGATCGAATTTAGGGGGCGATCTGTCAGTGGATAACAATACCCAATTGGGATTGAACTTTGCTTACATGATGACGGATCATGTGGGGATTGAATTATTAGCCGCCACACCATTTAGCCATGATGTCTCGGTTAAAGGATCGCCTGCTGGATTGGATTCACTGAATGGGTCATTAGGTAGTGTTAAGCATTTACCACCGACATTGAGTTTGTTGTATTACCCACTGGCTAACGAGTCTAAGTTTCAACCTTATGTTGGGGTTGGCGTGAACTATACGTTCTTCTTTGATGATTCAGTGAGCAGTTCGGCAAGCAGTAAAGGCTTTAGTAATCTTAGTCTTGATGATTCATGGGGTTGGGCAGGACAAGTGGGCATGGACTACTTTATTACCGATAACATTACGCTCAACGCTCAAGTTCGTTATATCGATATTAATACCGATGCCAGTGTTGATTTTGCCCCCGTGGGTAAGCTTGATGTTGATGTGGATATCGACCCTTGGGTTTATATGATTGGAGTGGGCTATAAATTTTAG
- a CDS encoding acyl-CoA thioesterase yields the protein MTQTIALSSQVIMTPSFQDADPMGVVYHGNYFRFFEEARRVLLDKIGYNYREMQASGYMWPIIDTRVKYIKPIPFDLTVRVEAKLVEWENRLKVDYVIYDAQNGQRLTKGYTMQVAVSIDTQEMCFVSPNALIDKLNAWNQHE from the coding sequence ATGACACAAACTATCGCTCTTTCCAGCCAAGTCATCATGACGCCGTCTTTTCAAGATGCCGATCCGATGGGCGTGGTGTATCACGGTAACTACTTTCGTTTCTTTGAAGAAGCGCGCCGCGTCCTGCTGGATAAAATTGGCTACAACTACCGTGAAATGCAGGCATCCGGCTATATGTGGCCGATTATTGATACTCGAGTCAAATACATCAAACCGATCCCTTTTGATCTCACGGTACGAGTGGAAGCCAAGTTGGTGGAATGGGAAAACCGACTCAAAGTGGATTACGTGATTTATGATGCGCAAAACGGACAGCGCTTAACCAAAGGTTATACCATGCAAGTGGCGGTCAGTATTGACACTCAAGAGATGTGTTTTGTTTCTCCTAACGCCTTAATCGATAAGCTCAATGCCTGGAATCAACATGAATAA
- a CDS encoding beta-ketoacyl-ACP synthase, which translates to MNRRVVVTGMSGITAFGNDWQHIEPKLRACENAVQFMESYVQYDGLNTKLAAPIVNFELPKHYTRKKTRGMGRVSQMATLASEQALLQSGLLSPDGDKHPILTNGQTGVAYGSSTGSTPAIGAFGVMLNEKSTRAITATTYVQMMPHTSAVNVGLFFGLRGRVIPTSSACTSGSQAIGYAYEAIKHGYQTVMVAGGGEELCPTESAVFDTLFATSLKNDAPKTTPRPYDKDRDGLVIGEGAGTLVLEEYQHAVERGATIYAEIVGFASNCDAAHVTQPQMENMQRCMELALDNANLSPSVIDYISAHGTATDRGDIAESQATENVFGHQTPISSLKSYFGHTLGACGALEAWLSLEMMHSGWFNPTLNLDNIDPECGKLDYIRGHGRELDCQYIMSNNFAFGGINTSIIFKKSADA; encoded by the coding sequence ATGAATCGTCGTGTCGTCGTCACTGGCATGTCCGGCATCACCGCATTTGGTAATGATTGGCAGCACATTGAGCCCAAATTGCGCGCCTGTGAAAATGCGGTGCAATTTATGGAAAGCTACGTTCAATATGATGGATTGAATACCAAATTAGCCGCGCCGATTGTCAATTTTGAATTACCCAAGCATTACACTCGTAAAAAAACACGTGGCATGGGGCGAGTCTCGCAAATGGCGACTTTAGCCTCTGAACAAGCACTATTACAAAGCGGCTTACTGTCGCCTGATGGTGACAAGCACCCCATTTTAACCAATGGTCAAACCGGTGTGGCTTATGGCTCATCAACCGGCAGTACTCCTGCGATTGGCGCATTTGGTGTTATGCTCAACGAAAAGTCGACTCGCGCCATTACAGCCACCACCTATGTACAAATGATGCCACATACTTCAGCGGTCAATGTTGGGCTATTTTTTGGTTTACGTGGCCGTGTTATCCCAACCAGCAGCGCATGTACCTCTGGCAGTCAAGCTATTGGTTATGCCTATGAAGCTATCAAGCATGGCTACCAAACGGTCATGGTTGCCGGCGGTGGTGAAGAGCTTTGCCCAACTGAATCGGCGGTATTTGATACCCTTTTTGCAACCAGTTTAAAAAATGATGCGCCGAAAACAACTCCTCGACCTTACGATAAAGACCGTGACGGCCTCGTCATTGGCGAAGGTGCCGGAACACTGGTACTTGAAGAATACCAACATGCAGTTGAGCGTGGCGCGACGATTTATGCGGAAATAGTTGGCTTTGCCAGTAACTGTGATGCGGCCCATGTCACTCAGCCGCAAATGGAAAATATGCAGCGCTGCATGGAGCTGGCCCTCGACAATGCCAATTTAAGCCCAAGTGTTATTGATTATATCTCCGCCCACGGCACCGCGACCGACCGTGGTGATATCGCCGAAAGCCAAGCCACTGAAAATGTCTTTGGCCACCAAACCCCAATCAGTTCTTTAAAAAGCTACTTTGGACATACCCTCGGGGCATGCGGTGCACTTGAAGCTTGGCTCAGTTTGGAAATGATGCACAGCGGCTGGTTCAACCCGACTTTAAACTTGGATAATATCGATCCAGAATGTGGGAAATTAGACTACATTCGAGGCCACGGTCGTGAACTCGATTGCCAATACATTATGAGCAATAACTTTGCTTTTGGTGGGATCAATACCTCGATCATCTTTAAGAAATCCGCCGACGCCTAA
- a CDS encoding hotdog family protein gives MTDFSLSPTTPIGELLPHQAPMILIDKLIDISDTKVHTQVLIQADGLFFDAATNTVPGYVGIEYMAQSIAAWSGYHAKQQGKDPDIGFLLGSRRYHSDCAAFSLGQVLDIHAEQLMENNGMAAFYCQIMHQGKEIAHAQLNAFVPSPEQLNDMLAQQ, from the coding sequence ATGACTGATTTTTCGTTATCCCCCACCACTCCGATCGGTGAGCTATTGCCTCACCAAGCGCCAATGATTTTGATCGATAAACTGATCGATATCAGTGATACCAAGGTTCATACTCAAGTATTGATTCAAGCGGATGGACTCTTTTTTGACGCTGCTACCAATACCGTGCCCGGCTATGTGGGGATTGAATACATGGCACAGTCAATCGCGGCTTGGTCTGGTTATCACGCTAAACAACAAGGCAAAGATCCTGACATTGGATTTTTATTAGGCTCTCGTCGCTATCACAGTGACTGTGCTGCCTTTTCCTTAGGTCAAGTTCTTGATATTCATGCAGAACAACTGATGGAAAACAATGGCATGGCAGCCTTTTATTGCCAAATCATGCACCAAGGAAAAGAGATAGCTCACGCACAACTTAATGCATTTGTCCCTTCTCCAGAACAACTCAATGATATGCTGGCGCAACAATAA
- a CDS encoding HAL/PAL/TAL family ammonia-lyase, with amino-acid sequence MTIQTSNNSTITFGAQRLTIEDVISLSQGSQAQMNPAADFVAKIDRGVAFLERLLKQEGVIYGVTTGYGDSCTVAIPMNLVDELPLHLTRFHGCGLGEHLDEQQARAVLATRLCSLSQGVSGVSHELLNQIVTLINHGITPLIPQEGSVGASGDLTPLSYLAAALIGEREVIYQGQVRPTAEVFAELNIAPIKLKPKEGLALMNGTSVMTALACIAYKRAEYLAQLATRITAMVSLGMQGNDFHFDQALFAVKPHQGQQQIAAWLRSDLQAERPPSNSDRLQDRYSLRCAPHVIGVLQDSLPWLRQMIENELNSANDNPIIDGDNERVLHGGHFYGGHIAMAMDTLKTAVANIADLLDRQMAQLMDYKFNNGLPFNLTGATGERKPINHGFKAVQIGISAWTAEALKNTMPASVFSRSTECHNQDKVSMGTIASRDCLRVLQLTEQVASASLLAATQAIELRKRHHELDQQHFSPAINTMMEAVQSEFEFVIEDRPLEADLRLFVAKIQQQAWPLY; translated from the coding sequence ATGACCATACAAACAAGCAATAACTCTACGATTACCTTTGGTGCTCAACGTCTTACCATTGAAGATGTCATCAGCTTATCTCAAGGTAGCCAAGCACAAATGAACCCAGCGGCAGACTTTGTTGCCAAAATCGATCGTGGCGTGGCCTTTTTGGAGCGCTTATTAAAACAAGAAGGCGTGATTTATGGGGTCACCACTGGTTATGGGGATTCTTGTACTGTGGCTATTCCGATGAATTTGGTCGATGAATTGCCTTTGCATCTCACCCGTTTTCATGGCTGTGGTCTCGGTGAACATTTAGATGAGCAGCAAGCACGCGCCGTATTAGCGACCCGTTTATGCTCTTTATCGCAAGGCGTGTCTGGGGTCAGTCACGAGTTACTCAATCAAATCGTCACTTTAATTAATCACGGCATTACCCCGCTGATTCCTCAAGAAGGCTCAGTGGGTGCCAGTGGTGATTTAACCCCATTGTCTTACCTGGCCGCGGCGCTAATTGGTGAGCGTGAGGTTATCTATCAAGGACAAGTTCGCCCAACGGCTGAAGTGTTTGCTGAGCTTAATATTGCTCCGATAAAACTGAAACCCAAAGAAGGGTTAGCGTTAATGAACGGCACCTCAGTCATGACTGCCCTCGCGTGCATCGCTTATAAACGAGCCGAATATTTAGCTCAACTGGCGACTCGAATTACCGCCATGGTGTCACTGGGTATGCAAGGGAATGATTTCCATTTTGACCAAGCTTTATTTGCGGTTAAGCCTCACCAAGGACAGCAACAAATTGCGGCGTGGTTACGTTCTGATTTGCAAGCAGAGCGACCACCAAGCAATAGCGATCGCTTGCAAGACCGCTACTCTTTACGCTGTGCGCCACATGTCATTGGGGTATTACAAGATAGCCTACCTTGGTTGCGTCAGATGATTGAAAATGAACTTAACAGTGCCAATGATAATCCGATCATTGACGGTGATAATGAGCGAGTACTGCATGGCGGCCACTTCTACGGCGGTCACATTGCTATGGCGATGGATACCTTAAAAACCGCAGTGGCCAATATTGCCGATTTGCTCGACCGTCAGATGGCGCAATTGATGGACTACAAATTTAATAATGGTTTGCCGTTTAACTTAACCGGCGCAACCGGAGAGCGTAAACCGATTAACCACGGCTTTAAAGCGGTGCAAATTGGTATCTCAGCTTGGACGGCAGAAGCCTTAAAAAACACCATGCCAGCCAGCGTGTTCTCTCGCTCAACCGAATGTCACAACCAAGATAAAGTCAGCATGGGAACCATAGCTTCACGAGATTGTTTACGCGTTTTACAACTGACAGAACAAGTTGCCTCGGCATCCTTACTGGCTGCCACTCAAGCTATTGAACTGCGTAAACGCCATCATGAATTAGATCAGCAACACTTTAGTCCGGCGATCAACACTATGATGGAAGCGGTGCAATCAGAGTTTGAGTTTGTTATCGAAGATCGTCCATTAGAAGCGGATTTAAGGTTATTTGTTGCCAAAATCCAACAGCAAGCGTGGCCTTTATATTGA
- a CDS encoding beta-ketoacyl-[acyl-carrier-protein] synthase family protein produces the protein MSTQTATPLYIHACGSHSALGWTNDMIHQHLQLGSTPHMQRTTEWLNDGSETVVGYANGPLPHLDDTFAHQDTHNNRLALSALLQMDAEIKNAIAHYGAERIAVIVGTSTSGISDGEHALQHWQRTTQLPKQFDYHQQEVANTSRFIAEYYGITGPNYTISTACSSSGRVYLSAQRLLKAGLVDAVIVGGADTLCKLTLNGFYGLEALSHHHCNPFSEKRDGINIGEAAAFMLLSLDKPHVVHPTYKQDASNQPNADYNPNACLALLGAGESSDAYHISAPQPEGIGAERAMRNALTNAGLQADDVGYVNAHGTATKLNDAMEAQAIERVFGSNIPVSSTKPFTGHTLGAASAIEAAICWHVLQYQLPIPAQINDGHCDEFTIALAQPNTKLQRPVILSNSFAFGGNNVSLIFGYPND, from the coding sequence ATGTCAACACAGACAGCGACTCCACTTTACATCCATGCTTGTGGTTCACATTCGGCTTTAGGTTGGACAAACGACATGATCCACCAGCATTTGCAATTAGGCTCAACGCCGCATATGCAGCGCACTACCGAGTGGCTCAATGATGGCAGTGAAACCGTTGTGGGTTATGCTAATGGCCCTCTGCCGCACCTTGATGACACTTTTGCCCATCAAGATACGCATAATAACCGCTTAGCTTTATCGGCGTTATTGCAGATGGATGCTGAAATCAAAAATGCCATTGCCCATTATGGCGCTGAACGTATTGCGGTGATTGTCGGCACCAGCACTTCTGGTATTTCGGATGGTGAACACGCGCTGCAACATTGGCAACGCACCACGCAGCTTCCCAAGCAGTTTGATTATCACCAACAAGAAGTGGCCAATACCAGTCGTTTTATTGCTGAATATTATGGCATTACTGGCCCCAACTACACCATTTCAACCGCCTGTTCTTCCAGTGGGCGAGTGTATCTCTCGGCACAGCGATTATTAAAAGCCGGCCTTGTCGATGCCGTGATCGTGGGCGGAGCCGATACCTTATGCAAACTCACTTTAAATGGATTTTATGGCTTAGAAGCTTTATCGCATCACCATTGCAATCCCTTTAGTGAGAAGAGGGATGGCATCAATATTGGTGAAGCGGCGGCGTTTATGCTGCTGTCTTTAGATAAACCTCATGTGGTTCACCCAACTTATAAGCAAGATGCGTCTAACCAACCAAACGCTGATTACAACCCGAACGCTTGCTTGGCGTTATTAGGGGCCGGCGAAAGCTCCGATGCTTATCATATCTCCGCCCCTCAGCCTGAAGGTATTGGCGCTGAACGGGCGATGCGCAATGCGTTAACCAATGCCGGATTGCAGGCAGATGACGTGGGATACGTAAATGCCCATGGTACCGCCACTAAATTAAACGATGCCATGGAAGCGCAAGCGATTGAGCGAGTGTTTGGCTCAAACATCCCCGTTAGCTCAACCAAGCCTTTCACCGGCCATACCTTGGGGGCGGCCAGTGCCATTGAAGCGGCGATTTGCTGGCATGTCTTGCAATATCAACTTCCGATCCCAGCGCAAATTAATGATGGTCACTGTGATGAGTTTACTATTGCCTTAGCGCAGCCCAACACCAAGCTGCAACGCCCAGTGATTCTCAGCAACTCCTTTGCTTTTGGCGGCAATAATGTCAGCTTAATTTTTGGATACCCTAATGACTGA
- the fabG gene encoding 3-oxoacyl-ACP reductase FabG translates to MTRHVLVTGASKGIGQAIAIQLAQDGFVVVVHYMSDQQGAHKTIEQIQQLGGQARALQFDISDRQQCQQIIEADIEQHGAYYGVVSNAGITCDTAFPAMMSEEWDKVIHTNLDSFYNVLHPCVMPMVQRRNGGRIITMASVSGIMGNRGQTNYSAAKAGIIGATKALALELAKRKITVNCVAPGLIDTGMVDEHVQQHALPQVPLRRMGQPQEVAGLVGYLMSDNAGYITRQVISVNGGLI, encoded by the coding sequence ATGACCCGACACGTTCTCGTCACCGGAGCAAGTAAAGGTATAGGCCAAGCCATTGCCATTCAATTAGCCCAAGATGGCTTTGTCGTAGTGGTCCATTACATGAGCGATCAACAAGGTGCTCACAAGACCATTGAACAGATCCAACAGCTCGGTGGACAAGCTCGCGCCCTGCAATTTGATATTAGCGATCGTCAACAATGCCAACAGATCATTGAAGCCGACATTGAACAACATGGTGCCTATTATGGCGTAGTCAGCAATGCTGGCATTACTTGTGATACCGCCTTCCCTGCCATGATGAGCGAGGAATGGGATAAAGTCATTCATACCAATTTAGACAGCTTTTATAATGTATTACATCCGTGCGTCATGCCAATGGTGCAACGTCGTAACGGTGGCCGAATCATCACCATGGCTTCGGTATCTGGCATCATGGGGAATCGTGGACAAACCAATTACAGCGCTGCCAAAGCCGGGATTATTGGTGCGACTAAAGCTTTAGCCTTAGAGTTAGCCAAACGCAAAATCACCGTCAACTGCGTCGCACCGGGCTTAATTGATACCGGTATGGTCGATGAACATGTCCAACAACATGCGTTACCACAAGTGCCGCTCCGCCGCATGGGACAACCACAAGAAGTGGCCGGTCTGGTCGGTTATTTAATGTCTGATAATGCAGGCTACATTACTCGCCAAGTCATTTCAGTTAATGGAGGTTTAATATGA